In one window of Nicotiana tabacum cultivar K326 chromosome 12, ASM71507v2, whole genome shotgun sequence DNA:
- the LOC107805378 gene encoding DNA-3-methyladenine glycosylase 1 yields the protein MGEESESESQSQPNPNTTTYLTNVPRQSHSPPSKLPSRPRKFRKLSNTTDSHNNSNPRLIPRSLSSEGELESAINYLKSSDPLLIPLIQTYPLPILELSQPPFLALTKSILFQQLAFKAGSSIYSRFISLCGGECNISPDIVLGLTPQQLRQIGISARKASYLHDLARKYQNGILSDKSIVEMDDKSLFAMLTMVNGVGPWSVHMFMIFSLHRPDVLPIHDLGIRKGVKMLYGLEDLPRPSQMDQLCEKWKPYRSVASWYIWRFVEAKGANSKATVVGNSDVSLQLLLQQQHQHFLDPLNEIHNVGACAWGQ from the exons ATGGGCGAAGAATCAGAATCAGAATCTCAATCTCAACCCAACCCTAACACCACCACCTACCTAACCAATGTACCCCGCCAATCTCATTCACCACCCTCCAAACTCCCTTCCCGACCCAGAAAATTTCGTAAACTTTCCAACACTACAGATTCCCACAATAATTCCAACCCAAGGCTCATTCCTCGTTCACTTTCATCCGAAGGTGAACTAGAATCAGCCATTAATTACCTCAAATCCTCCGACCCATTACTTATCCCATTAATACAAACTTACCCACTTCCCATTCTTGAACTTTCTCAACCCCCTTTTCTTGCCTTGACAAAAAGCATTCTTTTTCAGCAATTAGCTTTCAAAGCTGGTTCCTCAATTTACTCTCGATTCATCTCTCTTTGTGGTGGCGAGTGTAATATAAGTCCAGATATTGTTTTAGGATTAACCCCACAACAGCTTCGTCAAATTGGGATATCTGCTAGAAAAGCAAGTTATTTACATGACCTAGCAAGGAAGTATCAAAATGGGATTTTGTCTGATAAGTCAATTGTGGAAATGGATGATAAGTCCCTTTTTGCTATGCTTACTATGGTCAATGGAGTGGGGCCTTGGTCAGTTCATATGTTTATGATATTTTCGTTGCATAGGCCGGATGTTTTGCCAATACATGATCTTGGTATTAGGAAAGGAGTGAAAATGTTATATGGGCTTGAGGATCTTCCTAGGCCTTCGCAAATGGATCAGTTGTGTGAGAAATGGAAGCCTTATAGATCGGTTGCTTCTTGGTACatttggaggtttgtagaggCAAAGGGGGCGAATTCGAAAGCAACTGTTGTGGGGAATTCTGATGTTAGTTTGCAGCTGCTTCTGCAACAGCAACATCAGCATTTCTTGGATCCTCTTAATGAGATTCATAATGTTGG GGCATGTGCATGGGGACAGTAA